From a single Apium graveolens cultivar Ventura chromosome 2, ASM990537v1, whole genome shotgun sequence genomic region:
- the LOC141708060 gene encoding serine/threonine-protein phosphatase BSL3-like gives MDVDTDEATTIPNKNSPEQDDKKSLGSVSPAQQNSLQSQLPAPGPRHAPTYSVVNAILEKKEDGPGPRCGHTLTAVAAVGEEGSPGYIGPRLILFGGATALEGNAAAASGTPTSAGSAGIRLAGATSDVHCYDVLTNKWSRITPFGEPPTPRAAHVATAVGTMVVIQGGIGPAGLSAEDLHVLDLTQPRPRWHRVVVQGPGPGPRYGHVMALVGQRYLMAIGGNDAKRPLADVWALDTAAKPYEWRKLEPEGEGPPPCMYATASARSDGLLLLCGGRDANSVPLASAYGLAKHRDGRWEWAIAPGVSPSPRYQHAAVFVNARLHVSGGALGGGRMVEDSSSVAVLDTAAGVWCDSKSVVTSPRTGRYSADAAGGDAAVELTRRCRHAAAAVGDLIYIYGGLRGGVLLDDLLVAEDLAAAETTSAASHAAAAAASNVQAGRYGFVDETTAQPNSEAASDGAVVLGNPVAPPANGDMHTDISTENVMLPGTRRLSKGVEYLVEASAAEAEAITATLAAAKARQVNGEVELPDRDRGAEATPSGKQISTLIKPESAVNNSIPSGVRLHHRAVVVAAETGGALGGMVRQLSIDQFENEGRRVSYGTPENATAARKLLDRQMSINSVPKKVIAHLLKPRGWKPPVRRQFFLDCNEIADLCDSAERIFSSEPSVLQLRAPIKIFGDLHGQFGDLMRLFDEYGSPSTAGDIAYIDYLFLGDYVDRGQHSLETIALLLALKVEYPLNVHLIRGNHEAADINALFGFRIECIERMGERDGIWAWHRINRLFNWLPLAALIEKKIICMHGGIGRSINHIEQIENLQRPITMEAGSIVLMDLLWSDPTENDSVEGLRPNARGPGLVTFGPDRVKEFCSNNDLQLIVRAHECVMDGFERFAQGHLITLFSATNYCGTANNAGAILVLGRDLVVVPKLIHPLPPALSSPEESPERHIEDTWMQELNANRPPTPTRGRPQVANDRGSLAWI, from the exons ATGGATGTTGACACCGATGAGGCCACAACCATCCCAAACAAAAATAGTCCCGAGCAAGATGATAAAAAGTCATTGGGATCTGTGTCGCCAGCTCAGCAGAATTCCTTACAATCTCAACTACCGGCTCCGGGGCCCAGGCACGCGCCTACGTATTCGGTTGTGAATGCTAttttggagaagaaagaggatgGACCCGGGCCTCGCTGTGGCCATACGTTGACAGCTGTTGCGGCAGTTGGGGAGGAAGGGAGTCCCGGCTATATTGGACCTAGGTTGATTTTGTTTGGCGGTGCTACGGCTCTCGAAGGGAATGCTGCTGCTGCTTCTGGTACTCCTACGTCTGCTGGAAGTGCTGGGATAA GATTAGCGGGGGCAACATCTGATGTTCACTGTTATGATGTTCTTACCAACAAATGGTCTAG AATTACTCCATTTGGAGAACCACCAACGCCAAGGGCTGCTCATGTGGCAACTGCTGTGGGTACCATGGTAGTGATTCAG GGTGGAATTGGTCCAGCTGGGTTGTCTGCGGAGGATCTTCATGTTCTTGACCTGACACAGCCACGGCCACGATGGCATAG AGTGGTGGTTCAAGGCCCAGGTCCCGGGCCTCGTTATGGGCATGTGATGGCTCTGGTTGGGCAAAGATATCTGATGGCAATTGGTGGGAATGATG CAAAGCGACCTCTTGCTGATGTATGGGCGCTTGATACAGCTGCCAAGCCTTACGAATGGCGGAAATTGGAACCTGAAGGGGAAGGTCCACCTCCATGCAT GTATGCTACTGCAAGTGCACGCTCAGATGGACTTCTTCTGCTTTGTGGAGGGAGGGATGCTAACAGTGTG CCACTGGCCAGCGCTTATGGCCTTGCAAAACATAGAGACGGTCGCTGGGAATGGGCAATTGCTCCCGGTGTTTCACCCTCTCCTAGATATCAGCATGCAGCT GTATTTGTTAATGCCCGTCTCCATGTTTCTGGAGGGGCCCTTGGTGGTGGGCGCATGGTGGAGGACTCTTCAAGTGTGGCAG TTCTGGATACTGCAGCAGGAGTATGGTGTGACAGTAAGTCTGTTGTTACTAGTCCTAGGACAGGTAGATACAGTGCTGATGCTGCTGGTGGAGATGCTGCAGTTGAATTGACAAGGCGCTGTAGGCATGCAGCTGCGGCTGTGGGTGACTTGATTTATATCTATGGCGGACTACGTGGAG GCGTATTGCTAGATGACCTTTTAGTCGCAGAAGATTTGGCTGCAGCTGAAACCACAAGTGCAGCATCACATGCAGCAGCAGCTGCTGCATCAAATGTACAGGCTGGGAGATATGGGTTTGTTGATGAAACAACGGCACAACCAAATTCTGAAGCAGCTTCTGATGGTGCTGTGGTGCTTGGAAATCCTGTTGCACCCCCTGCGAATGGGGATATGCATACAGATATAAGCACTGAAAATGTCATGCTCCCAGGCACAAG GAGACTGAGCAAGGGCGTGGAGTACTTGGTTGAGGCATCGGCAGCAGAAGCTGAGGCTATCACAGCAACATTAGCTGCTGCTAAAGCACGGCAGGTCAATGGCGAAGTTGAACTGCCTGACAGGGACAGGGGTGCAGAAGCTACTCCTAGTGGGAAACAGATATCCACCCTTATAAAGCCCGAATCTGCTGTAAACAATTCTATTCCATCTGGTGTTAGGCTGCATCACAGAGCT GTAGTTGTAGCTGCAGAGACTGGCGGAGCTTTAGGTGGTATGGTAAGACAGCTTTCAATCGATCAGTTTGAGAATGAAGGCAGACGAGTAAGCTATGGTACACCAGAAAATGCAACAGCAGCAAGGAAACTTTTAGATCGGCAGATGTCTATAAACAGTGTGCCCAAAAAG GTGATTGCACATCTATTGAAACCACGTGGTTGGAAACCTCCTGTACGTCGACAATTTTTCTTGGATTGCAACGAAATAGCTGATCTTTGTGATAGTGCCGAAAGAATTTTTTCTAGCGAGCCGAGTGTACTACAGCTTAGGGCTCCTATCAAAATATTTGGTGATTTGCATGGGCAGTTTGGGGACCTTATGCGGCTATTTGATGAATACGGCTCACCATCTACAGCTGGAGATATAGC ATATATCGATTATCTGTTCTTGGGAGATTATGTTGATCGAGGCCAGCACAGCTTGGAAACTATTGCTCTTTTGCTTGCTTTAAAG GTTGAATATCCACTCAATGTACATTTAATTCGTGGAAATCATGAAGCTGCAGATATTAACGCCCTTTTTGGCTTCCGAATAGAATGTATTGAACGCATG GGTGAGAGAGATGGTATTTGGGCATGGCATCGGATAAACAGATTGTTCAACTGGCTTCCCTTAGCAGCTCTTATTGAGAAAAAGATAATTTGTATGCATGGTGGTATAGGAAGGTCAATAAATCACATCGAACAGATTGAAAACCTTCAGCGTCCAATCACAATGGAAGCAGGTTCTATAGTTCTCATGGATCTTTTATG GTCTGATCCTACTGAAAATGATAGTGTGGAAGGCTTAAGACCAAATGCAAGAGGTCCTGGGTTGGTTACTTTTGGG CCTGATCGCGTGAAGGAATTCTGTAGCAACAACGATCTTCAATTAATTGTGCGAGCGCATGAATGTGTTATGGATGGGTTTGAGCGTTTTGCACAGGGACATTTAATCACCCTCTTTTCAGCCACTAATTACTGTG GCACTGCAAATAATGCTGGTGCAATCTTAGTCTTGGGCAGAGATCTGGTAGTTGTCCCAAAACTCATTCATCCATTGCCGCCAGCACTTTCATCACCAGAAGAATCACCTGAACGCCACATAGAAGACACATGGATGCAG GAACTAAATGCTAACAGACCGCCAACACCCACAAGGGGTCGTCCACAAGTTGCCAATGATAGAGGTTCACTTGCTTGGATTTAG